From a single Erpetoichthys calabaricus chromosome 1, fErpCal1.3, whole genome shotgun sequence genomic region:
- the LOC114647821 gene encoding G-protein coupled receptor 4-like isoform X1, whose protein sequence is MRKTRRVNPSAADTMKCNITTPCKYVKQYEAYLFPTIYSLVFIIGLLGNLLAVGVIVQQLRRKNVLAVYLINLCISDLVYIFTLPVWAAYTANREDWTFGVVACTVVGFFFNTNIYTTIVFLSCMAVDRFLALVFPLHAKGFRTMKAALVICIVVWLIVMGSHTVLLTHPEFINDTHNVQRCYEKYPMEQWVADLNYFRIFVVFLIPLLLLLMSYCFVIRAVHRSTGLEVREKRRIMGLLLSMVLIFVVAYLPYHIILFIRSYLSSSGFCTCEWEERLRPAYRIAFTFTSISSALDPIINIFASDSIKQDLIREVVSVRKWVSDIWSRERFKSARKPFLKSVGDAAPTEMTQRNSIPLVEEGSSPIS, encoded by the exons ATGCGTAAGACACGACGAGTG aATCCCTCTGCTGCAGACACCATGAAGTGTAATATCACTACCCCGTGTAAATACGTCAAGCAATATGAAGCGTACCTCTTCCCAACAATTTACAGCTTGGTGTTCATCATCGGCCTCTTGGGGAACCTGCTGGCGGTTGGCGTCATTGTGCAGCAGCTCCGGCGTAAGAATGTGTTGGCCGTGTACCTTATAAACCTCTGCATCTCTGACCTTGTGTATATCTTCACGCTTCCTGTGTGGGCTGCCTATACCGCCAACCGGGAAGACTGGACATTTGGAGTGGTGGCCTGCACTGTGGTGGGCTTCTTCTTCAATACAAACATCTACACCACTATCGTTTTCCTGAGCTGCATGGCGGTGGACCGTTTCCTTGCCCTCGTCTTCCCTTTGCATGCTAAAGGGTTTCGGACAATGAAGGCCGCCCTGGTAATCTGCATTGTTGTTTGGCTGATCGTGATGGGCTCCCATACTGTCCTCCTGACACATCCCGAGTTCATCAATGACACTCATAATGTCCAGCGCTGTTACGAGAAGTACCCCATGGAGCAGTGGGTGGCCGACCTCAACTATTTTCGAATTTTTGTGGTCTTTCTTATCCCTCTGTTGCTCCTGCTCATGTCCTACTGTTTTGTCATTCGAGCAGTACACCGGAGCACCGGCCTGGAGGTTAGGGAGAAGCGGAGGATCATGGGACTCCTGCTCAGCATGGTGCTCATCTTCGTCGTGGCCTACCTGCCCTACCACATCATACTGTTCATCCGGTCCTACCTGAGCAGCAGTGGGTTTTGCACCTGCGAGTGGGAAGAACGGCTGCGGCCAGCCTACCGTATCGCCTTCACCTTCACCAGCATCAGCAGCGCCTTGGACCCCATCATCAACATCTTCGCAAGCGACAGCATCAAGCAGGACCTCATCCGCGAGGTCGTGTCGGTCCGAAAGTGGGTATCCGACATCTGGTCACGGGAACGCTTCAAGTCGGCCAGGAAGCCCTTTCTGAAAAGCGTGGGGGATGCGGCCCCCACCGAAATGACCCAGAGGAACAGTATCCCTTTGGTGGAAGAAGGCAGCAGCCCCATTTCCTAA
- the LOC114647821 gene encoding G-protein coupled receptor 4-like isoform X2 — MKCNITTPCKYVKQYEAYLFPTIYSLVFIIGLLGNLLAVGVIVQQLRRKNVLAVYLINLCISDLVYIFTLPVWAAYTANREDWTFGVVACTVVGFFFNTNIYTTIVFLSCMAVDRFLALVFPLHAKGFRTMKAALVICIVVWLIVMGSHTVLLTHPEFINDTHNVQRCYEKYPMEQWVADLNYFRIFVVFLIPLLLLLMSYCFVIRAVHRSTGLEVREKRRIMGLLLSMVLIFVVAYLPYHIILFIRSYLSSSGFCTCEWEERLRPAYRIAFTFTSISSALDPIINIFASDSIKQDLIREVVSVRKWVSDIWSRERFKSARKPFLKSVGDAAPTEMTQRNSIPLVEEGSSPIS; from the coding sequence ATGAAGTGTAATATCACTACCCCGTGTAAATACGTCAAGCAATATGAAGCGTACCTCTTCCCAACAATTTACAGCTTGGTGTTCATCATCGGCCTCTTGGGGAACCTGCTGGCGGTTGGCGTCATTGTGCAGCAGCTCCGGCGTAAGAATGTGTTGGCCGTGTACCTTATAAACCTCTGCATCTCTGACCTTGTGTATATCTTCACGCTTCCTGTGTGGGCTGCCTATACCGCCAACCGGGAAGACTGGACATTTGGAGTGGTGGCCTGCACTGTGGTGGGCTTCTTCTTCAATACAAACATCTACACCACTATCGTTTTCCTGAGCTGCATGGCGGTGGACCGTTTCCTTGCCCTCGTCTTCCCTTTGCATGCTAAAGGGTTTCGGACAATGAAGGCCGCCCTGGTAATCTGCATTGTTGTTTGGCTGATCGTGATGGGCTCCCATACTGTCCTCCTGACACATCCCGAGTTCATCAATGACACTCATAATGTCCAGCGCTGTTACGAGAAGTACCCCATGGAGCAGTGGGTGGCCGACCTCAACTATTTTCGAATTTTTGTGGTCTTTCTTATCCCTCTGTTGCTCCTGCTCATGTCCTACTGTTTTGTCATTCGAGCAGTACACCGGAGCACCGGCCTGGAGGTTAGGGAGAAGCGGAGGATCATGGGACTCCTGCTCAGCATGGTGCTCATCTTCGTCGTGGCCTACCTGCCCTACCACATCATACTGTTCATCCGGTCCTACCTGAGCAGCAGTGGGTTTTGCACCTGCGAGTGGGAAGAACGGCTGCGGCCAGCCTACCGTATCGCCTTCACCTTCACCAGCATCAGCAGCGCCTTGGACCCCATCATCAACATCTTCGCAAGCGACAGCATCAAGCAGGACCTCATCCGCGAGGTCGTGTCGGTCCGAAAGTGGGTATCCGACATCTGGTCACGGGAACGCTTCAAGTCGGCCAGGAAGCCCTTTCTGAAAAGCGTGGGGGATGCGGCCCCCACCGAAATGACCCAGAGGAACAGTATCCCTTTGGTGGAAGAAGGCAGCAGCCCCATTTCCTAA